The genomic interval CGAACATGCGGTGGTGATCGGGGAATTTATCCACTGACTCCACCACCGAGCCAACAAAGCGATCCCGCTCCTGGCGGACCCGCTTCATCACCGCCTTGCCATCAATATTGATGCCACCGGCTGAAATGCCAAACAGTGGCCCCGTGGCCATGTGATGGGCATTGTCCGCCGCTGCGATCAGTAGCTTACTGGGCATGCAACCGACCCGGGCACAAGTAGTCCCGTACCGGTTCGCCTCAATCAGTACCACCTTGTCAGTGACTTTGCGGACACGCTGGTAGGCGACCATCCCGGCGGTGCCGACCCCGATAATGGCAACATCCACCTCTCGCTTTTCCATACAAACCTCTCCTTGCAACCGTCGTGACGTCGGAATGCCGTGCTGGCAGGGCCTTATGTAATCAACAGTATAGGGTATAGGCTGAAAGCAGCAGATCGGATCGCCCATGAGCTAGACGGGTATGAGCAAAGGGGAAATTTCCGGAAAATTGGCCTAAGCTGGGGCGCTTGCAACCAACAGGATCGAGGGATTGAGACGTGTACAATTTTTGGCCTGAATTTTTGACTGTAGCCCTTGTGCATCTTCTGGCGGTGGCCAGCCCGGGCCCGGACTTTGCCATTATGCTCAGGCAGGCGCTCAGCCAAAGCCGACATCATGCCCTGCTGACCGCGGTGGGTATCGGATTGGGTATCCTGGTGCACGTGGCTTATTCGCTACTGGGTATCGGCCTGATTATCCAGCAATCGGTATGGTTGTTCAGCGTCCTGAAAGTGGTCGGCGCCCTGTACCTGACCTGGATCGCGATTCAATGCCTGCGTTCGCGCGCCGGAGGCATTCACGTCAACGCTGAACCGGGCACGCCCCAAACGGGCCTGGCGGCGCTGCGACTGGGTTTCTTGACCAATGCCCTTAACCCCAAGGCTACCCTGTTTTTTGTTTCCCTGTTTTCCGTGGTGATCAGCCCGGACACCCCGGTTGCCCTGCAGGCCGGTTACGGCCTCTATATGGCCTTTGCCACCGCGTTGTGGTTTGCCCTGGTTGCGGTGTTCTTCACCCTGCCCCGTGTCCGCCGGGGCTTTAACCGGTTTGGCCACTGGCTCGACCGCATGATGGGCGGCGTACTGCTGTTACTGGCCGGCCAGTTATTGCTGTCTACAGTGAGCGGATCAGAGCCTCCGTCTGGCTCCAGCCCAGGCACGGATCTGTAATCGAGCAGCCGAAGATCAGGTCGTCG from Marinobacter sp. LA51 carries:
- a CDS encoding LysE family translocator, with product MYNFWPEFLTVALVHLLAVASPGPDFAIMLRQALSQSRHHALLTAVGIGLGILVHVAYSLLGIGLIIQQSVWLFSVLKVVGALYLTWIAIQCLRSRAGGIHVNAEPGTPQTGLAALRLGFLTNALNPKATLFFVSLFSVVISPDTPVALQAGYGLYMAFATALWFALVAVFFTLPRVRRGFNRFGHWLDRMMGGVLLLLAGQLLLSTVSGSEPPSGSSPGTDL